A genomic window from Micromonospora sp. WMMA1947 includes:
- a CDS encoding ABC transporter permease subunit, which translates to MAGSSVASSPGGGTSGTAAPGPGGAAAGYRPSATLPFAAEFRRQASRRRTQLALGFMVLLPLIILVAFQFDAGDDDGGGRGEFSSLADLATSGGLNFTLFSILVSASFLLVVVVALFCGDTVASEASWGSLRYLLAVPVPRARLLAVKLVVALAYSGLALLLLAGTALLAGTLRYGWKPLSSQVSAELAPADGLLRLLGVLGYLAVVLLVVAGLAFLLSVTTDAALGAVGGAVLLWILSSILDQITALGGLRNLLPTHYSSAWLGLLSTPMQTDDVVKGAFSAVVYATLFWGVAFWRFTRKDVTS; encoded by the coding sequence ATGGCGGGTTCGTCTGTGGCATCGTCGCCTGGTGGCGGCACGTCCGGTACGGCGGCGCCGGGCCCCGGCGGCGCGGCGGCCGGTTACCGGCCCTCGGCCACGCTCCCGTTCGCGGCGGAGTTCCGGCGGCAGGCGTCGCGCCGGCGTACCCAGCTCGCGCTGGGCTTCATGGTGCTGCTGCCGCTGATCATCCTGGTGGCGTTCCAGTTCGACGCCGGGGACGACGACGGCGGCGGGCGGGGCGAGTTCTCCAGCCTGGCCGACCTGGCCACCTCGGGCGGGCTCAACTTTACCCTGTTCTCGATCCTGGTGTCCGCGTCGTTCCTGCTGGTCGTGGTGGTGGCGCTGTTCTGCGGCGACACGGTGGCGAGCGAGGCGAGCTGGGGCAGCCTGCGCTACCTGCTGGCGGTGCCGGTGCCCCGGGCCCGGCTGCTCGCGGTGAAGCTGGTCGTCGCGCTCGCGTACTCCGGACTGGCCCTGCTGTTGCTCGCCGGCACCGCGCTGCTCGCCGGCACGCTCCGGTACGGCTGGAAGCCGCTGAGCAGCCAGGTGTCGGCGGAGCTGGCCCCGGCCGACGGGTTGCTACGGCTGCTCGGCGTGCTCGGCTACCTGGCGGTCGTGCTGCTGGTGGTGGCCGGGCTGGCGTTCCTGCTGTCGGTGACCACCGATGCCGCGCTGGGCGCGGTCGGCGGGGCGGTGCTGCTCTGGATCCTGTCCAGCATCCTGGACCAGATCACCGCGTTGGGCGGGCTGCGGAACCTGCTGCCGACCCACTACAGCAGCGCCTGGCTGGGGTTGCTGTCGACGCCGATGCAGACCGACGACGTGGTCAAGGGCGCGTTCTCGGCGGTCGTCTACGCCACGTTGTTCTGGGGCGTGGCCTTCTGGCGTTTCACCCGTAAGGACGTCACGAGCTGA